A section of the Anabaena cylindrica PCC 7122 genome encodes:
- a CDS encoding type II toxin-antitoxin system RelE/ParE family toxin: MNYQVIIQPTAFQEIETAYRWMCDNLSPEIANNWYYELQDTIESLQKFPNRCTIAPEAKVIGSEIRQLWIGKQRKYRVLFVVEEDVVAILHVRHSHQSYLGKESE, translated from the coding sequence ATGAATTACCAAGTTATTATTCAACCTACTGCTTTTCAAGAAATCGAAACAGCCTATCGTTGGATGTGTGATAACCTCAGTCCTGAAATAGCAAACAATTGGTATTATGAACTTCAAGATACTATAGAATCACTACAAAAATTTCCTAATCGCTGTACCATAGCACCAGAGGCAAAAGTAATTGGTAGTGAAATTCGACAACTCTGGATTGGAAAACAAAGAAAATATCGAGTTTTGTTTGTAGTCGAAGAAGACGTTGTAGCAATTCTTCATGTGCGTCATAGTCACCAATCTTATTTAGGTAAAGAGTCTGAATAA
- a CDS encoding GNAT family N-acetyltransferase codes for MEYLHLAISTNRLLLQPISLKYKEDIFREFTPEITTYLYAAPPREIEDTEFFINESLLEMQKGEDLIVVILKKDSQEFLGCSGIHKINSKSPQTGIWLKKSAHNQGYATEAIRSLKQWADDNLDYKYLRYPVDSENASSRRIVEKLGGQIYLKYKHINLSGRILNILEYRIHKSADILRKTTI; via the coding sequence ATGGAATATTTACATTTGGCAATATCCACCAATCGCCTATTATTACAGCCGATATCACTCAAATATAAAGAAGATATTTTTCGAGAATTCACTCCTGAAATTACAACTTATTTATATGCTGCCCCACCTAGAGAAATTGAAGATACTGAATTTTTCATTAATGAATCTTTACTAGAAATGCAAAAAGGAGAGGATTTAATAGTTGTGATTTTAAAGAAAGATTCTCAAGAATTTTTAGGTTGTAGTGGCATACATAAAATTAATAGTAAATCGCCCCAAACTGGAATTTGGTTAAAAAAATCAGCACATAATCAAGGCTATGCTACAGAAGCAATTAGATCCTTGAAACAATGGGCTGATGATAACTTAGATTACAAGTATCTGAGATATCCTGTAGATAGTGAAAATGCTTCCAGCCGCAGGATTGTAGAAAAGCTAGGAGGGCAAATTTATCTAAAATACAAGCATATTAATTTGAGTGGCAGAATCTTAAATATACTTGAGTATAGAATCCACAAATCAGCAGATATACTTCGCAAGACCACAATTTGA
- a CDS encoding histone deacetylase family protein — MLPVIYSDEFLEHQTGRYHPEKPERLIAIVNALKSASFAEKIEWLSPTLKLGLMSWIETAHTATYISKLQAIASSGGGYLDGDTPISPRSYDVALLAVSAWLEGVDVVLAKENPAFVLARPPGHHAESDAGMGFCLFSNAAIAALYALQQPGVNRVAILDWDVHHGNGTQAIVETHSQIAYCSLHQYPAYPGTGKASEKGLHQNVLNLPLPPGSDINVYQPLWKSLILPFLNKFQPDLLIISAGYDALADDPLASVNLQPEDFGLFTEYCLGVTRKILFGLEGGYDLSSLSKSVVATIERCLG; from the coding sequence ATGCTACCAGTCATATATTCTGATGAATTTCTAGAACACCAAACCGGACGCTATCATCCCGAAAAACCGGAACGATTAATAGCTATTGTTAACGCTTTGAAAAGTGCCAGCTTCGCAGAAAAAATAGAATGGCTATCTCCTACCCTCAAATTAGGGTTGATGTCTTGGATAGAAACTGCCCATACTGCAACATACATTAGCAAACTACAAGCGATTGCTTCCAGTGGTGGTGGTTATTTAGATGGAGACACCCCCATTTCTCCCCGTAGCTATGATGTGGCTTTATTAGCGGTTAGCGCTTGGTTAGAAGGGGTAGATGTGGTTTTAGCAAAAGAAAATCCCGCTTTTGTATTAGCGCGTCCACCGGGACATCATGCCGAAAGTGATGCAGGAATGGGATTTTGCTTATTTTCTAATGCGGCTATTGCTGCTTTATATGCTTTACAACAACCTGGAGTTAACCGCGTCGCTATCTTAGACTGGGATGTACATCATGGGAATGGTACTCAAGCAATCGTGGAGACTCACTCACAAATTGCATATTGTTCTCTACATCAATACCCAGCTTATCCCGGTACTGGGAAAGCTTCCGAAAAAGGTTTACATCAAAATGTTCTCAATTTACCTTTACCCCCTGGTAGTGATATTAATGTCTATCAACCCCTGTGGAAAAGTTTGATTTTACCTTTTTTGAATAAGTTTCAGCCAGATTTACTGATTATTAGTGCTGGTTATGATGCCTTGGCAGATGATCCTTTAGCAAGTGTCAATTTGCAACCTGAAGATTTTGGTTTATTCACAGAATATTGTTTAGGTGTAACTCGCAAAATCTTATTTGGGTTGGAAGGTGGCTATGATTTATCATCATTATCAAAATCAGTGGTTGCCACTATTGAACGCTGTTTAGGCTAG
- a CDS encoding NHLP bacteriocin export ABC transporter permease/ATPase subunit → MIKIHQIKGNKALLLDTIEKVWLVKSGSLALFSTKVEAEKPIGNRRYLFCVSQGEAVFGSRLWYEPETNTQRGIIAIALEDTELELLELSNMIAGIEENTAETPLFMKLIENWLSNLNQLVIGESKPNVKVAVKKDLKQLSLSPGEFLQAAHQSVIWVQICEGDALWMGRKDFSLGEKKWFPITSGTWLKPITQIEVKIKITGNLNYEQLLTGLTDFYNYLHNYFYQVSLREIELKVQNLQNQQQLNHENIQAALSNLASNLTQPRHRFEKKATPLLVAAGAVGKAMGIMIVSPKLSEKSQRQNKDIVEAIAQATQIRTRKVILAGDWWRKDNGPLLAFTQAENRPVAVLIDKSQGDRYFLFDPELHTHTLVSEHIATTLAPEAYMFYRPLPSVVTKITDVLKFGIKGFEKDVFVLIAVGIVGTLLSMITPQATAILIDTAIPNSDRFLLIQLTVGLLAVSFGRTILNLSQGLISQRIAEGTGSQIQTAVWDRLLRLKPLFIRQFSSGDMLLRIMSVSQIYSMISGAIQRTLLNGVFALLNLGLMFIYSPQLALVGVIVALVGISFTIFSSLILLAQERQQEALIGRIQGLVVQMLNGVAKIRVAAAETRAFTIWAKSYNQQIQFSNEIIRINHIVSIFNDLLLPVSYLLLYWFGFTTMQSSLIGEGNLTLGTFLGFNAAFGTFFTGVTSLSNTLVGIVHIIPLWQRAASILQGELESASDQVEPEPLQGRVTLKNVSFRYRQDGQLILNDVTINAEPGEFIAIVGPSGSGKSTLLRLLLGFETPFKGTISYDDQDLALLNLSAVRRQLGVVLQNSKVMQGSIFDNITTGSFVTMEQAWTAVRMAGLTADIEAMPMGIHTLISEGGSNISGGQLQRLMIARSLVFQPKIVLMDEATSFLDNHTQAIVTKNLNQLNVTRIVIAHRLSTIRHADRIYVMEAGQIVQVGSFTELMQQPGLFTKLVARQLD, encoded by the coding sequence ATGATTAAAATACATCAAATTAAAGGAAACAAAGCACTTCTCCTAGATACCATTGAAAAAGTATGGTTAGTAAAATCAGGTTCTTTGGCACTTTTTAGTACTAAGGTTGAGGCAGAAAAACCTATAGGAAATCGCCGTTACCTTTTCTGTGTTAGCCAGGGAGAAGCTGTATTTGGATCTAGATTATGGTATGAACCAGAAACTAATACTCAACGCGGTATTATAGCCATAGCTTTGGAAGATACAGAACTTGAATTATTAGAATTGAGCAATATGATTGCAGGGATAGAGGAGAATACAGCAGAAACTCCGCTATTTATGAAGTTAATAGAAAACTGGCTCAGTAATTTAAATCAACTGGTGATAGGAGAATCAAAACCCAATGTGAAAGTTGCGGTCAAAAAAGATTTAAAACAACTTTCTTTATCACCTGGAGAATTTTTACAAGCTGCACATCAATCAGTGATTTGGGTGCAGATTTGTGAGGGTGATGCTTTATGGATGGGTAGAAAAGATTTCTCTTTAGGTGAGAAAAAATGGTTTCCAATTACTTCTGGAACTTGGTTAAAACCCATTACACAAATTGAGGTTAAAATTAAAATTACTGGGAATTTAAATTATGAACAATTACTGACTGGGCTAACTGATTTTTATAATTATCTTCATAACTATTTTTATCAAGTCTCGTTGAGAGAGATAGAATTAAAAGTGCAGAATTTACAAAATCAGCAACAACTTAATCATGAAAATATTCAGGCAGCACTTTCTAATTTAGCCTCTAATTTGACACAGCCACGACATAGATTTGAAAAAAAAGCAACACCATTATTAGTTGCGGCTGGGGCTGTTGGTAAAGCGATGGGAATTATGATTGTTTCCCCCAAATTATCAGAGAAAAGTCAGCGTCAAAACAAAGATATAGTAGAAGCGATCGCACAAGCTACCCAAATTCGCACCCGTAAAGTCATATTAGCAGGAGACTGGTGGCGAAAAGACAATGGGCCGTTATTGGCGTTTACCCAAGCCGAAAATCGTCCAGTAGCAGTGCTAATTGACAAAAGTCAAGGCGATCGCTACTTCTTATTTGATCCAGAACTACATACTCACACCTTGGTTTCTGAACATATAGCCACAACTTTAGCACCAGAGGCTTATATGTTTTACCGACCTTTACCATCGGTAGTCACAAAAATAACAGATGTGCTGAAATTTGGCATCAAAGGATTTGAAAAAGACGTTTTTGTACTTATAGCCGTGGGGATAGTGGGGACATTATTGAGCATGATTACGCCCCAGGCTACAGCCATTCTGATTGATACAGCCATTCCCAACAGCGATCGCTTTCTCCTCATCCAACTAACTGTAGGATTATTAGCTGTCAGCTTTGGTAGAACTATATTAAACCTATCCCAAGGTTTAATCTCCCAAAGAATAGCAGAAGGAACTGGTAGTCAAATACAAACAGCAGTTTGGGATAGATTACTGAGATTGAAACCCTTATTTATTCGTCAGTTTAGTAGTGGCGATATGCTATTGCGAATCATGTCCGTCAGCCAAATCTACAGCATGATTAGCGGTGCAATTCAACGCACTCTTTTAAATGGAGTATTTGCCCTATTAAACCTGGGACTAATGTTTATTTATAGCCCCCAACTAGCTTTAGTCGGAGTTATAGTTGCCCTAGTAGGTATCAGTTTTACAATCTTCTCTAGCTTAATATTATTAGCCCAAGAACGCCAACAAGAAGCATTGATTGGTCGCATTCAGGGTCTAGTGGTACAAATGCTAAACGGAGTTGCTAAAATACGAGTTGCAGCCGCAGAAACAAGAGCATTTACTATTTGGGCAAAAAGTTACAATCAGCAGATCCAGTTTAGCAATGAAATTATCCGCATCAATCACATAGTTTCCATATTTAATGACCTACTTTTACCAGTTAGTTACCTGCTACTTTATTGGTTTGGGTTTACAACCATGCAAAGCAGTTTAATAGGTGAAGGGAATTTGACATTAGGCACATTTTTAGGTTTTAACGCTGCATTTGGAACATTTTTCACCGGGGTAACTTCTCTCAGCAATACCTTAGTGGGTATAGTCCACATTATACCTTTGTGGCAACGGGCAGCATCAATTTTACAAGGGGAATTAGAATCTGCATCTGATCAAGTCGAACCAGAACCTTTACAGGGACGTGTAACATTAAAAAATGTGAGTTTCCGCTACCGTCAGGATGGACAGTTGATATTGAATGATGTCACTATTAATGCTGAACCAGGAGAATTTATTGCCATCGTTGGCCCTTCAGGAAGTGGCAAATCAACACTATTGCGCTTACTTTTAGGATTTGAAACCCCCTTTAAGGGAACGATATCCTATGATGATCAAGATTTAGCCCTGTTAAACCTCTCCGCAGTCCGGCGACAATTGGGGGTAGTGCTGCAAAATAGCAAAGTCATGCAAGGGTCGATATTTGACAATATCACCACCGGATCATTTGTGACTATGGAACAAGCTTGGACAGCAGTGAGGATGGCAGGTTTAACCGCAGATATCGAAGCCATGCCGATGGGAATACATACTTTAATTAGCGAAGGTGGTAGTAATATTTCCGGTGGGCAATTGCAGAGGTTAATGATTGCGCGATCTCTCGTCTTTCAACCGAAAATCGTCCTCATGGACGAAGCTACCAGTTTTTTAGATAATCATACTCAAGCGATCGTCACCAAAAATTTAAATCAATTGAATGTCACCAGAATAGTCATTGCCCATCGTCTCAGCACTATTCGTCATGCAGACCGCATCTACGTTATGGAAGCCGGTCAAATTGTCCAGGTTGGTTCATTTACAGAACTGATGCAACAACCAGGACTATTTACTAAACTCGTTGCCCGACAACTAGACTAA
- a CDS encoding filamentous hemagglutinin N-terminal domain-containing protein: MFEFIKILTSKSPLPYNKKGWIVPAVLCFLTLTCLSTQKTSAQLTPDTSLATENSVITPTLHINGMNIDRIDGGAARGTNLFHSFQEFNVEQERGVYFSQPAGIARIITRVTGSNSSQILGTLGVLGNADLFMINPNGIIFGQNARLDIKGSFVGSTANSINFDHGIQFNATHPDAKPLLSVNVPQGLQFGTSSGSITNLSKPGLTINSGNTFALVGGDITFEGSAANIEGRIELGSVSHNSFVSLNPLTLGWELGYQEVQNFKDIHLTQGSAIRARYNQNSTSNGQTVNVAVIQGRNLTISDGSFISARNVNPLNTPNLFVKTSDSIKLIGVRASNNLGSGLYNQTVSANNAGNIILETQRLIIQDGGVISTTTTGNGRAGDITINTSESIEVIGSNPDPRNGAGIFSNASAGNGIGGNLTINTKRLIIQGGGAITTYTSTSGKAGDLSITAKESIELIGDNKITGLFANSVAENNPGIGGNLDVNTKELSVIDGATITVSNLFGQAGNLTVTADKLFLNQGKLTANTSASKSGEGANITLSLQNLLLMRNQSLISAQASGLANGGNITIDAKDGFVVALSSENSDIIANADKGNGGNINITTQGIFGIDFNLQNTEFSDITASSQFGLNGQVTINTLNIDPSQGLVTLSTNVLDTANQVDQRCVTSRKFALQKNQFTITGKGGFPTSPSDLFTGTTALVDLVDLVPSQSNNRDIQPVDVSIIPQKEILEAQGWVIDDQGQVHLVAKAVNTLSISPILPAISCSQS, from the coding sequence ATGTTTGAATTTATCAAAATTCTGACTTCTAAGTCCCCCCTACCTTATAATAAAAAGGGTTGGATAGTTCCGGCTGTTTTATGTTTTTTAACTTTGACTTGCTTATCAACACAAAAAACTTCAGCACAACTTACCCCTGACACCAGCTTGGCGACTGAAAACTCAGTCATCACCCCAACTCTACATATTAATGGGATGAATATTGACCGCATTGATGGCGGTGCAGCTCGTGGTACTAACCTTTTTCATAGTTTCCAAGAATTCAATGTTGAGCAAGAAAGAGGTGTTTACTTCTCTCAACCCGCTGGTATTGCCAGGATTATCACAAGAGTTACAGGTTCTAACTCATCTCAAATTTTGGGAACTTTAGGCGTATTAGGTAATGCTGACTTGTTTATGATTAATCCCAACGGCATCATCTTTGGTCAAAATGCCAGATTAGATATCAAAGGCTCTTTTGTCGGCAGCACGGCTAATAGTATCAACTTTGATCATGGTATCCAGTTTAATGCCACTCATCCTGATGCCAAGCCTTTATTGAGTGTTAATGTTCCTCAAGGCTTACAATTTGGCACCAGTTCTGGCAGCATCACCAATCTGAGTAAGCCTGGTCTTACAATCAATTCAGGAAATACATTTGCTTTAGTTGGTGGTGATATCACCTTTGAAGGTAGTGCCGCAAATATTGAAGGCAGAATTGAGTTAGGAAGTGTCAGTCATAACAGCTTCGTCAGTCTTAACCCACTGACTTTAGGTTGGGAATTAGGTTATCAAGAAGTACAAAACTTTAAAGACATTCATTTAACTCAAGGCAGTGCTATCCGGGCTAGGTATAATCAGAACTCAACTTCTAACGGTCAAACTGTTAATGTTGCTGTCATTCAGGGTAGGAATTTAACCATTAGTGATGGTTCTTTTATTTCTGCCCGTAATGTTAACCCCCTAAATACACCTAATTTATTTGTCAAAACATCTGACTCCATCAAACTAATTGGAGTTAGAGCCAGTAATAATTTAGGTAGTGGCTTATACAATCAGACTGTATCTGCCAATAATGCGGGCAACATCATCCTAGAAACCCAAAGACTAATTATTCAAGATGGTGGGGTAATATCTACTACCACCACAGGGAATGGTAGGGCAGGAGATATAACTATCAATACATCAGAGTCTATAGAAGTGATTGGTTCTAACCCAGATCCCAGAAATGGTGCAGGTATCTTTTCAAATGCCAGTGCCGGGAATGGAATTGGTGGAAATTTGACCATTAATACAAAACGATTAATAATTCAAGGAGGAGGAGCAATCACAACATACACAAGCACATCAGGTAAAGCTGGTGATTTATCTATCACCGCAAAGGAATCAATTGAACTGATCGGTGATAATAAAATTACTGGCTTGTTTGCTAACAGCGTAGCTGAAAATAATCCTGGTATTGGTGGTAACTTGGATGTAAATACAAAGGAATTAAGCGTCATAGATGGAGCAACTATCACAGTCAGTAATCTTTTTGGACAGGCAGGTAACTTAACAGTAACAGCAGATAAATTGTTTCTGAATCAAGGTAAATTAACAGCCAATACCAGCGCTAGTAAAAGTGGAGAAGGTGCGAATATTACCCTATCTCTGCAAAATTTATTGCTGATGCGGAATCAAAGTCTAATTTCTGCACAAGCTTCTGGTTTAGCTAACGGTGGGAATATTACCATTGATGCTAAAGATGGATTTGTTGTAGCGTTATCTTCAGAAAATAGTGATATCATTGCCAACGCTGACAAAGGCAATGGCGGTAACATTAACATCACAACACAAGGGATTTTTGGCATAGATTTTAATCTCCAAAACACCGAGTTTAGCGATATTACAGCTAGTTCTCAGTTTGGCTTGAATGGTCAAGTAACCATCAATACCCTAAATATTGATCCCTCCCAAGGACTAGTTACATTATCTACTAATGTGCTTGACACCGCCAATCAGGTTGATCAGAGATGTGTAACTAGTAGAAAATTTGCACTTCAAAAGAATCAATTTACTATTACTGGCAAGGGCGGATTTCCAACTAGTCCCAGCGATTTATTTACAGGTACAACAGCACTAGTTGACTTAGTAGATTTAGTACCCAGTCAGAGCAATAATAGAGATATTCAACCTGTTGATGTTAGTATCATTCCTCAAAAAGAGATTTTGGAAGCACAAGGATGGGTGATTGATGATCAGGGTCAAGTTCATCTGGTTGCGAAGGCAGTGAATACTCTGTCTATTAGTCCTATACTTCCTGCAATTTCTTGTTCTCAATCCTGA
- a CDS encoding cyclic nucleotide-binding domain-containing protein, with protein sequence MKPKLSPFGVLQEQDIQWILDQGIKRELAIGDILIEEGSYIHNLFIILDGTLSVFVSQQSEADRENPDQEIARITTGEIVGEISFLDKLPTSATVKSFENSVVLSLSWQQLSSKLNYDLGFASRFYQSLCILLAERMRKITFLLVSRKVLSNPPLRKVLFVFGILDDIDIDWIIATGKLLQYSPGTVLLQQGETVESLYILLEGKLSVFLEIIENEVKIIKEVAQLPQGEIVGEMSFVETGKASATVKASAISLLWTIPQQKLRSKLDNDMGFASRFYRAITVVITDRLRERMISRGYRKVAYIQSQAVSENMEDEDELNLDTLENTALAATRFNWLLKQVRNSY encoded by the coding sequence ATGAAACCAAAACTTTCTCCTTTTGGTGTTTTGCAAGAGCAAGATATTCAATGGATTTTAGATCAAGGCATAAAAAGGGAACTAGCTATTGGTGATATCTTAATTGAAGAAGGAAGTTATATCCATAATCTGTTTATTATTTTAGATGGAACTTTGTCAGTCTTTGTCTCCCAGCAGTCTGAGGCAGATAGGGAAAATCCTGATCAGGAAATTGCTAGGATAACAACAGGAGAGATAGTCGGGGAAATTTCTTTTTTAGATAAACTACCAACATCAGCTACAGTCAAGTCATTTGAAAATTCAGTGGTTTTATCTTTATCTTGGCAACAATTATCATCTAAACTAAATTATGATTTAGGTTTTGCATCCCGTTTTTATCAAAGTCTTTGCATTTTGCTTGCTGAAAGAATGCGGAAAATTACATTCCTTTTAGTTAGCCGCAAAGTATTATCTAATCCTCCTCTGAGAAAAGTCTTATTTGTATTTGGAATCTTAGATGATATTGATATTGATTGGATAATTGCTACAGGAAAATTGTTGCAATATTCACCAGGGACAGTATTACTTCAACAAGGAGAAACAGTAGAGTCACTTTATATCCTTCTGGAAGGCAAATTATCAGTGTTTTTAGAGATCATCGAAAATGAAGTAAAAATTATTAAAGAAGTAGCTCAATTACCACAAGGAGAAATAGTAGGAGAAATGTCTTTTGTTGAGACAGGGAAAGCTTCTGCCACAGTAAAAGCATCAGCAATATCACTCTTATGGACAATTCCTCAGCAGAAATTGAGAAGCAAACTAGATAATGATATGGGATTTGCTTCCCGTTTTTATCGGGCAATTACAGTAGTGATCACAGATAGATTAAGGGAAAGAATGATTAGCAGAGGTTATCGTAAGGTAGCATATATTCAAAGTCAAGCTGTTTCTGAAAATATGGAAGATGAAGATGAACTAAATTTAGATACTTTGGAAAATACAGCATTAGCTGCAACCAGATTTAATTGGCTATTAAAACAAGTCAGAAATAGTTATTAG
- a CDS encoding NHLP bacteriocin system secretion protein, whose protein sequence is MTNDKNLFRKQALDHLSSPEQLDLLIHIIKPQDWLHLSVLCTLFSLIIIWMFLGRIPISVSGKGVLIYPRQIVDIQSPISGQIKQLNVKVGDCLKKNNSNEIEQPEEIIAFINPIDLKQQLQQEKTKLEILQQQDIEATNLELQKNQLEKLALQQQRESLQQRLRDNQIISPILKNQTNSAIQQRQVSLQQNLQDTEALVPVFRERLEKRKELFTKGAISKDGVLESDQQYRQNLQNISNIKAQLKQLDVDITATEKQYIDNVNNLSEIQVKLQEITTKEKTLKQQNLTDVINRKNQILQNKQEIDTLTQKIKNNSTIKSPHTGCILELTTTNGQVVNTGTSIGSLEIKAAASEKLVGVTYFSVGDGKKIKPGMEIQITPTSVKREQFGGIVGKVISVSPFPVTKQGAVNVLGNTELVESIVTKSQEPQIEVWAELKPNFTNFSNYEWSSSTGPTNLKLSSGTTTKVNIILEQRQPITFILPFLREWSGIN, encoded by the coding sequence ATGACTAATGATAAAAATCTATTCCGAAAACAAGCACTAGATCATTTATCTTCTCCTGAGCAATTAGATCTACTAATTCATATTATCAAACCTCAAGATTGGCTACATTTATCTGTATTATGTACATTATTTTCACTAATTATTATCTGGATGTTTTTAGGTAGAATTCCTATCTCAGTTAGTGGCAAAGGAGTATTAATTTATCCTCGTCAAATAGTAGACATACAATCCCCCATTTCTGGACAAATAAAACAGTTAAATGTAAAAGTTGGTGATTGTTTAAAGAAGAATAATAGCAATGAAATTGAACAACCAGAAGAAATAATAGCCTTCATTAACCCGATTGATCTTAAACAACAGCTACAACAGGAAAAAACTAAATTAGAGATATTACAACAACAAGATATTGAAGCTACTAATCTCGAATTGCAAAAAAATCAGCTAGAAAAATTAGCATTACAACAACAAAGGGAAAGTTTACAACAACGGCTGCGAGATAATCAAATCATAAGTCCTATTCTCAAAAATCAAACTAATAGTGCTATTCAACAGCGACAAGTAAGTTTGCAGCAAAATCTCCAGGATACAGAAGCTTTAGTTCCGGTATTTCGGGAGAGACTAGAGAAAAGGAAAGAACTATTTACAAAGGGGGCAATTTCCAAAGATGGAGTATTAGAATCTGATCAACAATATCGACAAAATCTACAAAATATATCTAATATTAAAGCACAGTTAAAGCAATTAGATGTAGACATAACGGCAACGGAAAAACAATATATTGATAATGTTAATAATCTATCTGAAATACAAGTTAAGTTACAAGAAATAACCACAAAAGAAAAAACTCTAAAACAACAAAATCTCACCGACGTAATTAACAGAAAAAATCAAATTTTACAAAACAAACAAGAAATTGACACCCTGACACAAAAAATCAAAAACAACAGCACTATTAAAAGTCCTCATACTGGATGTATTCTTGAACTCACTACCACTAATGGACAAGTAGTTAATACTGGAACTAGCATTGGTTCTCTAGAAATAAAAGCAGCAGCGTCTGAAAAATTAGTAGGAGTCACATATTTTTCTGTGGGAGATGGTAAAAAAATTAAACCTGGAATGGAAATTCAAATTACCCCTACTAGTGTGAAGCGAGAACAATTTGGGGGTATTGTTGGTAAAGTTATCTCTGTTTCACCTTTTCCAGTGACTAAACAAGGTGCGGTGAATGTTCTTGGTAATACTGAATTAGTAGAAAGTATAGTTACGAAATCTCAAGAACCACAAATAGAAGTCTGGGCTGAGTTAAAACCAAACTTTACTAATTTTAGCAATTATGAATGGTCTTCTTCAACTGGGCCAACAAACTTAAAGTTATCTTCGGGAACAACTACTAAAGTCAATATTATTTTAGAACAAAGACAACCTATCACATTTATTTTACCATTTTTGAGGGAATGGAGTGGCATTAATTAA